The proteins below are encoded in one region of Neofelis nebulosa isolate mNeoNeb1 chromosome 17, mNeoNeb1.pri, whole genome shotgun sequence:
- the ZFPM1 gene encoding zinc finger protein ZFPM1 isoform X2 produces MLPQAPTEAEANAEIYRKDEALWCRVTKPVPAGRLLGVLLTAAEPRGTPSHPVKEEPAEPECPAPSHTDIQLLPQQAGMASILATAVINKDVFPCKDCGIWYRSERNLQAHLLYYCASRQTTGSPAAAADEKPKDTYPNERVCPFPQCRKSCPSASSLEIHMRSHSGERPFVCLICLSAFTTKANCERHLKVHTDTLSGVCHSCGFISTTRDILYSHLVTNHMVCQPGSKAEIYSPGAGHPAAKLPPGLAQVGPAPALKCGPWGLPADSLASFQQHAAPHGPLASTDLGLAPTPSPGLDRKALAEATNGEARAAPQNGGSSEPPAAPRAVKTEAATEEPEAEPGPPAAASRTPSPPSPTPARVKAELSSPTPGSSPGPGELGLAAGTLFLPQFPAAPPASEILAKMSELVHSRLQAGAGAQAGLFAGAPKGATCFECDITFNNVNNFYVHKRLYCSGRRPPDDAPPARRAKAPPAPGRAPPPGPPPPEADPGRASPSSGAREDEAGGAATPEAEAEAEAEGGGRGREGSPGSPSPGSGADEDDDPRRTLCEACNIRFSRHETYTVHKRYYCASRHDPPPRRPAPSGTPAPPAPVLPAAPPVRTRRRRKLYELHAAAPPPASGPAPAPLGPAPEPPASPSPRPGSGSGLDAADGPIDLSKKPRRQAPVPAPGLPALADYHECTACRVSFHSLEAYLAHKKFSCPAAPRLLRVAPEDAAAGAVVCPYCPPNGVVRGDLIEHFRLAHGLLLGQPPAGARTPSPAAPRDGLNGQELREPAPDAPDGSPRPGPPPAPSPEAVPPPPPTPPSHSDKGVQTPSKGTPAPAPPGSHRYCRLCNIRFSSLSTFIAHKKYYCSSHAAEHVK; encoded by the exons ATGCTGCCTCAGGCCCCGACCGAGGCCGAAGCCAACGCAGAGATCTACAGGAAGG ATGAAGCCCTGTGGTGCAGAGTCACCAAGCCGGTGCCGGCGGGCAGACTGCTGGGCGTGCTCCTCACAGCGGCTGAGCCCCGTGGCACCCCCAGCCACCCAGTGAAGGAGGAGCCAGCCGAGCCCGAgtgcccagccccctcccacacCGACATCCAGCTCCTGCCCCAGCAGGCCGGCATGGCGTCCATCCTGGCCACGGCGGTCATCAACA AAGACGTCTTCCCCTGCAAAGACTGCGGCATCTGGTACCGGAGCGAGAGGAACCTGCAGGCCCACCTACTCTACTACTGCGCCAGCCGCCAGACCACCGGCTCGCCCGCTGCGGCCGCCGACGAGAAGCCCAAGGACACCTACCCCAACGAGCgcgtctgccccttcccccagtgCCGCAAGAGCTGCCCCAGCGCCAGCTCCCTGGAGATCCACATGCGCAGCCACAGCG GAGAACGGCCCTTTGTATGTCTCATCTGCCTGTCGGCCTTCACCACCAAAGCCAACTGTGAGCGACACCTCAAGGTGCACACAGACACGCTGAGCG GTGTCTGCCACAGCTGTGGCTTCATCTCCACCACAAGGGACATCCTCTACAGCCACCTGGTGACCAACCACATGGTCTGCCAGCCGGGCTCCAAGGCGGAGATCTACTCCCCAGGGGCCGGACACCCCGCTGCCAAGCTCCCCCCAG GTCTGGCCCAGGTAGGTCCTGCTCCAGCCCTGAAGTGTGGCCCATGGGGTCTCCCTGCAGACAGTCTGGCCAGCTTCCAGCAGCACGCGGCCCCCCATGGCCCCCTGGCTTCCACCGACCTGGGCCTGGCGCCCACCCCATCACCAGGACTGGACAGGAAGGCTCTGGCTGAGGCCACCAATGGAGAGGCCAGAGCGGCCCCCCAGAACGGGGGCAGCAGCGAGCCCCCCGCGGCCCCCCGGGCCGTCAAGACAGAGGCTGCGACGGAGGAGCCCGAGGCGGAGCCAGGGCCCCCAGCCGCCGCATCGAGGACACCCTCACCGCCCAGCCCTACCCCTGCCAGGGTGAAGGCCGAGCTGTCCAGCCCCACACCCGGCTCCAGTCCGGGCCCTGGCGAGCTGGGGCTGGCAGCCGGCACGCTCTTCCTGCCGCAGTTCCCCGCGGCGCCCCCGGCCTCAGAGATCCTGGCCAAGATGTCGGAGCTGGTACACAGCCGGCTGCAGGCGGGCGCGGGGGCCCAGGCCGGCCTCTTCGCGGGGGCTCCCAAGGGCGCCACGTGCTTCGAGTGCGACATCACCTTCAACAACGTCAACAACTTCTACGTGCACAAGCGCCTCTACTGCTCCGGCCGCCGCCCGCCTGACGACGCGCCCCCAGCGCGCAGGGCCAaggcaccccccgccccgggccgcgCACCGCCCCCCGGCCCACCGCCCCCCGAGGCCGACCCGGGGCGCGCCTCGCCGAGCTCCGGGGCGCGCGAGGACGAGGCGGGGGGCGCGGCCACACccgaggccgaggccgaggccgaggccgaggGGGGCGgccggggcagggagggcagcccGGGCAGCCCCAGCCCGGGCAGCGGGGCGGACGAGGACGACGATCCCCGCCGGACGCTGTGCGAGGCCTGCAACATCCGCTTCAGCCGCCACGAGACCTATACCGTGCACAAGCGCTACTACTGTGCTTCGCGCCACGACCCGCCGCCGCGCCGGCCCGCACCCTCCGGgacccccgcgccccccgcgcccgTCTTGCCCGCCGCGCCGCCGGTGCGCACGCGCCGGCGCCGCAAGCTGTACGAGCTGCAcgcggccgccccgccccccgcctctggccccgcccccgcgcccctcggccccgcccccgAGCCGCCTGCGTCGCCGTCGCCCCGGCCGGGAAGCGGAAGCGGGCTCGACGCCGCCGACGGCCCCATCGACCTGAGCAAGAAGCCGCGGCGCCAGGCGCCCGTGCCCGCCCCCGGCCTGCCCGCCCTGGCCGACTACCACGAGTGCACAGCCTGCCGCGTGAGCTTCCACAGCCTCGAGGCCTACCTGGCGCACAAGAAGTTCTCGTGCCCCGCCGCCCCGCGCCTCCTGCGCGTCGCCCCCGAGGACGCGGCCGCCGGCGCCGTCGTGTGTCCCTACTGCCCGCCCAACGGCGTGGTCCGCGGCGACCTCATCGAGCACTTCCGCCTGGCGCACGGCCTGCTGCTGGGCCAGCCGCCCGCCGGCGCCCGGACGCCCTCGCCCGCCGCCCCGCGAGACGGCCTCAACGGCCAGGAGCTGCGGGAGCCGGCCCCCGACGCCCCCGACGGcagcccccggcccggcccgccgccGGCCCCGTCCCCCGAGGCGGTGCCGCCACCCCCGCCGACGCCCCCTTCCCACTCGGACAAGGGCGTCCAGACCCCCAGCAAGGGGACGCCGGCGCCCGCGCCCCCCGGCAGCCACAGGTACTGCCGCCTGTGCAACATCAGGTTCAGCAGCCTGTCCACTTTCATCGCCCACAAGAAGTATTACTGCTCCTCGCACGCGGCCGAGCACGTGAAGTGA